In Paenacidovorax monticola, the genomic window CAGGCACTGGTCCACGAGCCGCGCGAAGTACGGAATCGCCGCGAACGACAGCGGCACGGCCGCGGCCAGCGGGCCGATCGAGGTGCCCGCGATCACGCGCGTGAAGGGCACCAGCGCCACCAGCAGGATGATGAACGGGAAGGAGCGCACGGTGTTCACCAGCCAGTTGAGCACCAGGAACGCGGGCCGGTTCTCCAGCGACTGGCCGGGGCCCAGCAGGAACAGCAGCACGCCCAGCGGCCCGCCGATCACGATGGCGGCCGTGAGGCCGATGCCCAGCATCAGGAAGGTCTGGCCAATGGCCACCCACAGCTCGGGCAGGATGGAGGAGATGCTTTCAGGCATAGCGCAGGTCGTTGGCGGGTTGGGAGATGGAAGCGGGCGCGCGGGAGCCGCGCTGGGCCACCAGCGCGTCGATCTCGCGGCCGAGCACGGTGCAGCGCTCGCCGCCGGGCGCGCCCAGTTCGAACTGCTCAGCCAGGCGCCCATGCTCCAGGATGGCCACGCGGCGGCACAGCGCCTCGACCACGGGCAGCTCGTGCGTCACGATCACGATGGTCACGCCCAGCTGTTCGTTGATGGCGCGCAGCGTCTGCAGGATGCTGCGCGTGGTCTCGCTGTCGAGCGCCGAAGTGGGCTCGTCGCACAGCAGCACCTGGGGGCGCGGCGCCAGCGCGCGCGCGATGGCCACGCGCTGCTTCTGGCCGCCCGAGAGCTGCGCGGGGTGGCTGTCGATCTTCTCGCCCAGGCCCACGATGGACAGGCATTCGCGCACGCGGGTGTCTATCTCGGCGCGCGAGTGGCGGCCGTGGATCTTGAGCGGGAAGGCCACGTTGTCGAACACCGAGGCGTTTTGCAGCAGATTGAACTGCTGGAAGATCATGCCGATGTTCTGCCGCGCCTCGCGCAGCGCGCGGCGCCCGAGCGTGGTGAGGTCGTGCCCCGCGACGCTCACCCGCCCCGCATCGGGCCGCTCCAGCAGGTTGATGAGGCGCAGCAGCGTGGACTTGCCCGCGCCGCTCTTGCCCACCAGGCCGAAGATCTCGCCCTGGGGAATGTCGAGCGACAGTGCGTGCACCGCGTCGAACGCCGCTCCGCCAGGCAGGCGGAACGACTTGCGCACCGCGTCGAGCCGGATCACGGGCGGCGCGGGCTCATGGAGAGGAATGCTCATGGAATCGAATCGGCGGCCCGGGCGAGGATGGCCGCAAGGCGCCCTGGAAAAGGCTCCAGTGTGGCGACGCGCGCGCATGCGCAGAAGGAAGAATTTCAGCGCTGCATATGCGCGATTGCTATAAGGAATGCAGCAGCCCTGCCAGCACGGACAAGCGCCAAATCAGATACCGATATGCGCAAGCCTTCGTTGGGCGGTGCGCGCGCCGGTGCCACAGTCGCGCTCCGTTCCACTCTTTGCATGACACCCATGCGCACTGCAATCCCGCACCGCCGCCACCTGCTGGCCCTGGCGGCCTCCGCCCTGCTTGCCGCCCCGTTCGGCGCCGCCCAGGCCCAGGACAAGAACCGGCTCAAGGTCGGCATCTCGGTCGGCAATGCCGAGCAGATCTTCGAGGTGGTCAAGCGCGTGGCCGCGCGCGACGGCCTCACGCTCGACATCGTGGTGTTCAACGACTACCAGCTGCCCAATGCCGCGCTGGCCGCCGGCGACCTGGATGCCAACGCCTTCCAGCACAGCCCTTCCTGGACAACCAGAACAAGGCGCGCGGCTTCAGGATCGTGCCCGTGGGGCTCACGGTGACGGCGCCGCTGGGCTTCTACTCGCGCAAGATCAAGTCGCTGGCCGAGCTGCCCGAGGGCGCCACGGTGGGCATCCAGAACGATCCGTCGAACGGCAACCGCGCCCTGCTTTTGCTGCAGCAGGCCGGGCTCATCACGCTCAAGCCCGAGGCCGTGAAGGCCAACACGGCCACGCCGCTGGATGTGGTGGGCAATCCCAGGCGGCTCAGGCTCGTGCCGCTCGACGCGGCGCAACTGCCGCGCTCGCTCGACGACCTCGTGATCGCCTCGATCAACAACGACTATGCCGAGAAGGCCGGCCTGTCGCTCGCGCGCGACGCGGTGATCAAGGAGTCGCCGCAGGGCCCTACGCCAACCTCATCGCCGTGCGCGAGGCCGACAAGGACAAGCCCTGGGCACAGCGCCTGGTGCGCGCCTACCAGTCGCCCGAGGTCAAGGGCTTCATCGAGTCGAAGTTCAACGGCGCGCTCGTGCCCGCCTTCTGAGCTGCCCCAAAGCACAAGAGCCGCAGGCGCCGGGGGCCCGGCGCATGCGGCTCTTGCCATGGCGGCGCGCGCCGGCGGAGGTCAGAACGCGGACAGCACCGCGCCCTTGAACTCCACCTCGATGAACTTGCGGATCTCCTCGGAGTGGTAGGCCTTCACGAGCTTGGCCACCCAGGGCTTGTCCTTGTCGGCCTCGCGCACGGCGATGAGGTTGGCGTAGGGGCTCTTGGCGCTTTCCTGCGCGATGGAGTCGGTCTTGGGGTTCAGGCCCGCCGAGATCGCGAAGTTGGTGTTGATGGCCGAGGCGTCCAGGTCATCGAGCGAGCGGGCGAGCTGGGCCGCGTCGAGTTCGACGAACTTGAGCTTCTTGGGGTTGCTCACCACATCCAGCGGCGTGGCCTTCAGGCCCGCGCCGTCCTTGAGCTTGATGAGGCCTTTGTCCTGCAGCACGAGCAGCACGCGGCCGCCGTTGGTGGGGTCGTTGGGAATGCCGAACTTGGCGCCCTCCTTCAGGTCTTCGAGCTTCTTGACCTTCTTGGAGTACAGGCCGATCGGGAAGTTGACCGTGTAGCCCACCGGCACGAGCTTGTAGCCGCGGTCCTTGATCTGCGCGTCGAGGTAGGGCTTGTGCTGGTAGCTGTTGGCGTCCAGGTCGCCGGCGGCCAGCGCGGCATTGGGCTGCACGTAGTCGCTGAACTCGACGATCTGGATCTTCAGCCCGTCCTTCTCGGCGACCTTTTTCACCTGCTCGAAGATCTGGGCGTGCGGGCCGGCCGTCACGCCGATCTTCAGGGGCTTGTCCTGCGCGAGCACGCCGGACGCGAAGCCGGCGGCCAGGGCCAGCGCAAGGGTCGATTGGAGCAGGGAACGCTTGTTCACGGGAAATACCTTGTTGACAACGATGTGCGCCATGGTAAGCGCGTGCGCTTAACACCCGAAAGAATAAATTTTCATTTCTTTAGCTCCAGGCAAGATAAGCACTCTTGCCGGCGGGCGTGCCAAGCGCCCGCCTCAGCCGCGCAGCGCCACGTTGTTGAGCCTGTCCAGCCGCTCGGGCCAGGTGCCCGTGGTGGCGGACTGCAGCAGGATGCGCGTCCACGCGATCCATGCGTCCCACTGCACGCGCTTGTCCCAGGCGTTGCCCCAGGCGCTGAAGGCCTGCAGCGCGCTCTCGGCGGCGCGCCGGGCATCGTCGGGCCGGCGCGCCGACAGGTAGAGCTGGGCCAGCACCATCTGCGGCTCGCCCACCCAGGGGTTGTGGCGCACGGCCTGCTCCAGCACGGCCGTGGCGGCGTCCAGGTCCACGAGCGGCTGGTCGAGCTGGATCACCGACCAGTACAGCGACGTGGCGGCCGCCTCGTCGGCCTGCGCCAGCGGCCGGGTGCACTGCTCGAACATGGGGGGCAGTGGCAGTTGGCCGCGCAGGCCCGGGTGCTGCAGCGCGAGCCCCAGGGCCGCGATCTGGTGCAGCATGCGAGCGCTGGGCCGCATCGGGCCGGGCCACAGCGAGGCCGCCCAGTGCGCGGTCTGCGGGCGCTGCAGCACATGCGGAAAGCGCGAGAAGATGTCGTCCTGCCAGCTGAACCATTGCTCCATGGCGTCGGCCATGCTCACGATGGTGAAGGCCGCCACCTCGTAGGGGCTCAGGCGCTGCGGCTGGCCGTCCTTTTCGAGCACTAGGCCGCCGTCGGCCTCGAACTCGCCGGCCAGCACCTTCTGCACGAACTGCGTGCGGCTCATGGTGCAGAACAGGTAGACCAGCTGCTCGGCGCCTTCGCCCACCAGCGCGGCCAGGCGGCCGCGCTCGCTCGCGGCGTCGAACTTGACGAGGTCCACGTACGCATTGCCGTACACGCTGTGCAGCAGCCCGAGCAGGCGCACGTCCCGGGGCTGGCGCCACAGCGCCAGCGCGCGCGCCACGCCCACGAGGTGGTGGCGGAAGGTGCCGGCCTTGTGCCAGTCCTGCCCCACGCCGCGCGCGAGCACGGTGGGCAGCACGGGCGCCAGGTCGGCGTCGCGGGCCAGCCATTCGTCGTCGAGCAGCGCACGCGCGCGTTCGAACAGATCGGGGTCGAGGGCTTGGAAAGGCAGGGTGGTCATGCAAGGGTCTCCAGCGGTGCGGCGGCGCGGCCCGTGTAGCGCGCCACCCAGCCCGCAGTATCGGAGAAGAGCCGCAGCGCCTTGATGCGCCGCGCGGGGGTGAGCGTGAAGCGGTGCTCCACGCCCGCCGGAATGCGCAGGTAGTCGCCCGGGCCCACGCGCGTCACGCACTCACGGCCTGCCGCGTCGAAGAAGCCGAACAGCCCTTCGCCGTCGAGGATGTAGCGCACCTCGTCGTCGCCGTGCGTGTGCGCCTGGTCAAAGCGCGCCAGGGCTTCTTCGAGCCCCGGAGTGCCGGGGTGCAGCACCACGAGGTCCTGCGAGCGGTAGCCGTGGCGCGCGCATTCGTCCGCCACGATGGGCGCCACGGCGGCCACCACGCGGGCCTTGCCGTCCTCGCCGAGCGCGGGCTCGGCCAGCAGCGCGGCCAGGGCCGGCGCAGCGTCCACAGGGCGGCGCAGCCACTGCACGCCCAGGGCTTGCACGAAGGCGGCGAGATCGTCGGGCACTGCGGTGCGCATGGCGTGCTCCCTGCGCCGCTTACCAGGCGACCGTGTAGGCGCCCTTGAACTGCGCGTCCACGAACTGCTTGACCTCGCTGGACTGGTAGGCCTTCACGAAGGCCTGCAGGCCCGCATCCTTCTCGTGGCCGGCGCGGGTGGCGATCACCACCGTCACGTAGGGCGTGTTCGGGTTCTCGAGCGCGAGCGAATCGCCCGTGGGCGACAGGCCGGCAGCCACGGCGTAGCTGCTGTTCACGGCGGCGGCGTCGAGGTCGCCGAGCGCGCGCGGCAGCTGGGCCGCCTCCAGCTCGATGAATTTGAGCTTCTTGGGGTTGTCCGTGATGTCGAGCACCGAGGCGCGCGTGGCCGCGCCGTCCTTGAGCTTGATGAGCTTCTGCTCGGCCAGCACCAGCAGCGCGCGCGAGCCGTTGGTCGGATCGTTGGGAATGCCGAAGCGCGCGCCCTCGGGCAGGTCGGCGAGCTTCTTCACCTTCTTCGAGTACACGCCCATCTGCTGGCGCACGGCGGGCGCCACGGGCACGAGCTTGTAGCCGCGGTCCTTGTTCTGCGCCTCCAGGAAGGGCACATGCTGGTAGATGTTGGCGTCGAGCTGGCCCTGCGCGAGCGCGGCATTGGGCTGGATGAAATCGCTGAACTCGACGAGCTTGACCTTGAGGCCGTTCTTCTCGGCCACGCGCTTGGCCACCTCGGCAATCTGCGCATGCGGGCCAGCCGTGACGCCGATCACCACTTCCTTGTCGGCGGCCAGTGCGGCCAGCGGCGCGAGCGCGGCCAGGGCCAGCGACTGCAGCAGGGTACGTTTGAGCATGGAAATTCCTCCGGTTTTGGTTTCTTTGAGGCGAAGAAGCCCCGGGCGCTTGCCCCGCAAGTGCCTCAAGCTCTCCTATTCATAGCAGCGGCCTAGCGGTGGCTCAGGCGCCGCACGGCCCAGTCGCCCAGGCTCTGCACGGCCTGCACGAAGAAGATCAGCACGATCACCACGGCCAGCATCACGTCGGGCAGGAAACGCTGGTAGCCGTAGCGGATGCCCAGGTCGCCCAGGCCGCCGCCGCCGATGGCACCGGCCATGGCCGAGTAGCCCGTGAGGCTCACGAAGGTGATGGTGAGGCCCGCCACGATGCCGGGCAGCGCCTCGGGCAGCAGCACCTTCCACACGATCTGGCCCGTGGTGGCGCCCATGGCCTGGGCGGCCTCGATGAGGCCGTTGTCCACCTCGCGCAGCGAGGCCTCCACCAGGCGCGCCACGAACGGCGCGGCCGCGATGGTCAGCGGCACCACGGCCGCGGCCGTGCCGATGGACGAGCCCGTGATGAAACGCGTGAACGGGATGATGGCCACCAGCAGGATGATGAACGGCGTGGAGCGCACGGCGTTCACGATCCAGCCCACCGTCTTGTTGAGCGGGCCGTTCTCCAGCACGCCGCCCTGGTCCGTGAGGCGCAGGAACACGCCCAGCGGAATGCCGATGAGCGCGCCCACCACGCCCGAGATGCCCACCATGATGAGCGTCTCCCACAGCGAGGTGGCGAACAGCTCCAGCATCATTTCCGAAAAATTCTCAAACATCGTCCCTGCCCCTTACTGCGCGCTCGGCACTTCTTCCACCAGCACCCCGCCCTCGCGCAACTGCGCGACGGCGGTGGCCAGACGCTGGCCGTCGCCGCTCGCGTAAACGGCGAGCGAGCCGAAGGTCTGGTCCTGGATCTCGTCGATCTGGCCATGCAGGATGGACAGGTCCAGCCCGTGGTCGCGGATCAGGCGCGAGAGGATGGGCTGGTAGGCGCGCTCGCCCGAGTACGACAGGCGCAGCAGCTGCCCCACGTCGCCCTGCCCCGCACTGCGCAGCTGCGCGGAGAGGTGGCGCACATGGTCCATCACGCTGGCCGGCAGCTCCTGCGGCACGATCTCGTCGATCAGGCTCCTGGTGATGGCCTGCTGCGGGCGCGTGAACACGTCGAGCACGGGGCCCATCTCGACGATGCGGCCCGCCTCGATCACGGCCACGCGGTCGGCGATCTGCTTGATGACCTGCATCTGGTGCGTGATGAGCACCACCGTCACGCCCAGCTCGCGGTTCACCTGGCGCAGCAGGTCGAGGATGGAGCGCGTGGTCTCGGGGTCGAGCGCCGAGGTGGCCTCGTCCGACAGCAGCACCTTGGGGCGGCTGGCCAGCGCGCGCGCAATGCCCACGCGCTGCTTCTGCCCGCCGCTGATCTGCGCGGGATAGCGGTCGGCCAGGTGCGACAGGCCCACGAGTTCGAGCAGCGGGCCCACGCGCTCGCGGATCGCGGCCTGGCCCATGCCCGCGAGTTCGAGCGGCAGCGCCGCGTTATCGAACACCGTGCGCGAGGACAGCAGGTTGAAGTGCTGGAACACCATGCCGATGTCGCGCCGCGCCTCGCGCAGCTGTGCGTCATTGAGCTTGGTGAGGTCGCGGCCCGCGACGAAGACCTCGCCCTTGGTGGGCCGGTTCAGCAGGTTGATGACGCGCACCAGCGAGCTCTTGCCCGCGCCGCTGCGGCCGATGATGCCGAACACCTCGCCCGGCGTGATGTGCAGGTCGATGCCGCGCAGGGCCTCGACGGGGCCTTGTGGGCCCTGGTAAATCTGGGTGATACCCCGAAGATCGATCATGGTGAAAAGCATGCGCCGCCGCCAAGCCCGGGCCTGGCGGCGGCGCCATAGACAGACAGAAACGAAATGTAGCGCAACGCTATAAAAAGGCTAACTATCGAATTATTAAGTAATAAGACACGTTGGTCATAAGGCCGCAAGAAGCAGAGGACCCTGGGCGCGCAGGGCTATTCCCGCCGTCACGAATCTGCCATCCACCGTTTCCACAATTGCATCAAATTGTTAACAACGGCAGGCCAGCACCTCCATGACCGTACGGCAACGCATCATCCTTCTCATCGCCCTGGCCTTCGCCGCGCTCGGCGGCATCGGCGGCTTCGCGCTCTACCAGTCCCAGAAAGGGGCGCGCGAGGTCAAGTCCGTCACCGAGGGCGTGGTGCCCAGCACCATCCAGTCCGTGGAGCTCGCAGGGCAGCTCAAGGACATCCAGATCGCCACCCTGTCGATGGTCGCGGCCCCCGACAAGGAGACCGCGCAGCGCGCCCACGAGGAGCTGAGCGCGCGCAAGGCCGGCCTGCAGAAGGCGCTGCAGGCCCAGCGCGAGCAGGCCGACAGCGCCGCGCAGCGCGGCCTCATCCAGGAGGCGCAGGCCAGCCTGGACAACTACTTCGCGGCCATCGACGACACCGCGCGCTTCAAGCTCGCGGGCCAGCAGGAGGCGGCCGAGGCCATCATGGCGGCCACCGTGGACCAGTACCTGCGCGAGCAGGGGCAGATGCTCGAAGCGGTGCAGGTGGAAAAGCGCCGCAGCAAGGACCAGGCCATCGAGGCGCTCAACCAGAACCTCACGGACACCAGCGCCACGCTGGCCGTGGTGACCGTGGTGTCCGTGTTAGGCCTGGCCTTCATCGGCTACCTGCTGCACCGGCAGATCGTCCACCCCATCGGCGAGATGGAGGCGAAGATGACCGCCATCGCCACGAGCCAGGACTTCACGCTGCGCGTGCCGGTGACCCGCCAGGACGAGATCGGGCGCTCGCTCATGGCCTTCAACACCATGGTCGAGAAGATCCAGCAGAGCAGCGAGCTGGTACGCCAGAAAAGCGCCGACATCCAGGCCATGCTGCACTACATCCCGCAGGGCATCCTCACGCTCCAGCCCGGCGGCCGCATCCACCCCGAGTTCTCCGAGCACCTGGCCACGCTGCTGGGCACGCGCGACATCGCCGGCCAGCGCGTGGCGGACGTGGTCTTCGCCGGCGCCGGCCTGGGGCCGACGCCACGGACCAGGCCTTGGCCGCCATCGACGCGTGCATCGGCGAGGACGCGATGAACTTCGACTTCAATGCCCACCTGCTGCCGCGCGAGATCACCCGCCCGCAGGCCGGCGGCGGCACGCGCACCTGGGAGCTGGGCTGGTCGCCCATCACCGACGCACACGGCACGATCGAGCGGCTCATGCTGTGCATCCGCGACGTGACCGAGCTGCGCCAGCTCGCGCATGCCGCGCGCGCCCAGCAGCAGGAGCTGGCGATCATCGGCGAGATC contains:
- a CDS encoding methionine ABC transporter permease — encoded protein: MPESISSILPELWVAIGQTFLMLGIGLTAAIVIGGPLGVLLFLLGPGQSLENRPAFLVLNWLVNTVRSFPFIILLVALVPFTRVIAGTSIGPLAAAVPLSFAAIPYFARLVDQCLREVPRGVIEAAHAMGASELQIVWRVLVVEARSGLVLALTVLAVSFLSYSAIAGVVGGGGIGDLAIRYGYYRFQTDVMVLTVALLVLLVQIIQFAGNTAARRLDKR
- a CDS encoding methionine ABC transporter ATP-binding protein, encoding MSIPLHEPAPPVIRLDAVRKSFRLPGGAAFDAVHALSLDIPQGEIFGLVGKSGAGKSTLLRLINLLERPDAGRVSVAGHDLTTLGRRALREARQNIGMIFQQFNLLQNASVFDNVAFPLKIHGRHSRAEIDTRVRECLSIVGLGEKIDSHPAQLSGGQKQRVAIARALAPRPQVLLCDEPTSALDSETTRSILQTLRAINEQLGVTIVIVTHELPVVEALCRRVAILEHGRLAEQFELGAPGGERCTVLGREIDALVAQRGSRAPASISQPANDLRYA
- a CDS encoding MetQ/NlpA family ABC transporter substrate-binding protein; the encoded protein is MNKRSLLQSTLALALAAGFASGVLAQDKPLKIGVTAGPHAQIFEQVKKVAEKDGLKIQIVEFSDYVQPNAALAAGDLDANSYQHKPYLDAQIKDRGYKLVPVGYTVNFPIGLYSKKVKKLEDLKEGAKFGIPNDPTNGGRVLLVLQDKGLIKLKDGAGLKATPLDVVSNPKKLKFVELDAAQLARSLDDLDASAINTNFAISAGLNPKTDSIAQESAKSPYANLIAVREADKDKPWVAKLVKAYHSEEIRKFIEVEFKGAVLSAF
- a CDS encoding DUF6817 domain-containing protein, which produces MTTLPFQALDPDLFERARALLDDEWLARDADLAPVLPTVLARGVGQDWHKAGTFRHHLVGVARALALWRQPRDVRLLGLLHSVYGNAYVDLVKFDAASERGRLAALVGEGAEQLVYLFCTMSRTQFVQKVLAGEFEADGGLVLEKDGQPQRLSPYEVAAFTIVSMADAMEQWFSWQDDIFSRFPHVLQRPQTAHWAASLWPGPMRPSARMLHQIAALGLALQHPGLRGQLPLPPMFEQCTRPLAQADEAAATSLYWSVIQLDQPLVDLDAATAVLEQAVRHNPWVGEPQMVLAQLYLSARRPDDARRAAESALQAFSAWGNAWDKRVQWDAWIAWTRILLQSATTGTWPERLDRLNNVALRG
- a CDS encoding cupin domain-containing protein: MRTAVPDDLAAFVQALGVQWLRRPVDAAPALAALLAEPALGEDGKARVVAAVAPIVADECARHGYRSQDLVVLHPGTPGLEEALARFDQAHTHGDDEVRYILDGEGLFGFFDAAGRECVTRVGPGDYLRIPAGVEHRFTLTPARRIKALRLFSDTAGWVARYTGRAAAPLETLA
- a CDS encoding MetQ/NlpA family ABC transporter substrate-binding protein, encoding MLKRTLLQSLALAALAPLAALAADKEVVIGVTAGPHAQIAEVAKRVAEKNGLKVKLVEFSDFIQPNAALAQGQLDANIYQHVPFLEAQNKDRGYKLVPVAPAVRQQMGVYSKKVKKLADLPEGARFGIPNDPTNGSRALLVLAEQKLIKLKDGAATRASVLDITDNPKKLKFIELEAAQLPRALGDLDAAAVNSSYAVAAGLSPTGDSLALENPNTPYVTVVIATRAGHEKDAGLQAFVKAYQSSEVKQFVDAQFKGAYTVAW
- a CDS encoding methionine ABC transporter permease, which encodes MFENFSEMMLELFATSLWETLIMVGISGVVGALIGIPLGVFLRLTDQGGVLENGPLNKTVGWIVNAVRSTPFIILLVAIIPFTRFITGSSIGTAAAVVPLTIAAAPFVARLVEASLREVDNGLIEAAQAMGATTGQIVWKVLLPEALPGIVAGLTITFVSLTGYSAMAGAIGGGGLGDLGIRYGYQRFLPDVMLAVVIVLIFFVQAVQSLGDWAVRRLSHR
- a CDS encoding methionine ABC transporter ATP-binding protein — protein: MIDLRGITQIYQGPQGPVEALRGIDLHITPGEVFGIIGRSGAGKSSLVRVINLLNRPTKGEVFVAGRDLTKLNDAQLREARRDIGMVFQHFNLLSSRTVFDNAALPLELAGMGQAAIRERVGPLLELVGLSHLADRYPAQISGGQKQRVGIARALASRPKVLLSDEATSALDPETTRSILDLLRQVNRELGVTVVLITHQMQVIKQIADRVAVIEAGRIVEMGPVLDVFTRPQQAITRSLIDEIVPQELPASVMDHVRHLSAQLRSAGQGDVGQLLRLSYSGERAYQPILSRLIRDHGLDLSILHGQIDEIQDQTFGSLAVYASGDGQRLATAVAQLREGGVLVEEVPSAQ
- a CDS encoding HAMP domain-containing protein, which codes for MTVRQRIILLIALAFAALGGIGGFALYQSQKGAREVKSVTEGVVPSTIQSVELAGQLKDIQIATLSMVAAPDKETAQRAHEELSARKAGLQKALQAQREQADSAAQRGLIQEAQASLDNYFAAIDDTARFKLAGQQEAAEAIMAATVDQYLREQGQMLEAVQVEKRRSKDQAIEALNQNLTDTSATLAVVTVVSVLGLAFIGYLLHRQIVHPIGEMEAKMTAIATSQDFTLRVPVTRQDEIGRSLMAFNTMVEKIQQSSELVRQKSADIQAMLHYIPQGILTLQPGGRIHPEFSEHLATLLGTRDIAGQRVADVVFAGAGLGPTPRTRPWPPSTRASARTR